Proteins encoded within one genomic window of Gloeobacter kilaueensis JS1:
- the argC gene encoding N-acetyl-gamma-glutamyl-phosphate reductase produces the protein MPEKLQVGIVGASGYGGVQLVRLLLDHPGVEIAFLGAHQNAGTPFGELYPQLAHRIDQVCEAIDIEQIAGRCEVVFLATPNGVAYTLAPPLLERGCRVFDLSADYRFVNLATYQTWYGGERQDTAVAREAVYGLPELYRERLRTARLVGCPGCYPTASLLAAAPLLKQGLIDPRSLIIDAKSGVSGAGRTLKTSSLFAEADSSVAAYNVARHRHIPEIEQICSELAGTEVQVQFTPHLIPMARGMLVTLYAQLRDPGLVSEDMLTIYAAFYRQSPAVQILASGVYPQTKWASGTNTCFIGLEVDPRTERVVVLSAVDNLVKGQSGQAIQAMNLNQGWEEMLGLPAVGFYP, from the coding sequence ATGCCAGAGAAACTGCAGGTCGGGATTGTCGGTGCGTCCGGATACGGGGGGGTGCAGCTGGTGCGGCTGCTGCTCGATCATCCGGGTGTGGAGATCGCCTTTCTCGGAGCCCACCAGAACGCCGGTACGCCCTTCGGTGAACTGTACCCCCAGTTGGCGCACCGCATCGACCAGGTCTGTGAGGCCATCGATATCGAGCAGATAGCCGGGCGCTGCGAGGTGGTTTTTTTGGCGACGCCAAACGGGGTCGCCTATACCCTGGCCCCCCCGTTGCTGGAGCGGGGCTGCCGGGTCTTCGATCTTTCGGCGGACTACCGCTTCGTCAACCTCGCCACCTACCAGACCTGGTACGGCGGCGAGCGGCAGGATACAGCCGTTGCCCGCGAGGCGGTCTACGGGTTGCCGGAACTGTACCGCGAGCGCCTCCGGACAGCCCGATTGGTGGGCTGTCCGGGCTGTTATCCCACCGCTTCGCTCCTGGCGGCGGCACCCCTGCTCAAGCAGGGACTCATCGATCCGCGCAGTTTGATCATCGATGCCAAGTCCGGCGTTTCAGGGGCTGGGCGCACCCTCAAGACCAGTTCACTTTTCGCCGAAGCGGACAGCAGCGTCGCTGCCTACAACGTCGCCCGCCACCGCCACATCCCAGAAATCGAGCAGATCTGCTCGGAGCTGGCCGGTACCGAAGTGCAGGTGCAGTTCACACCGCACCTGATTCCGATGGCGCGGGGGATGCTCGTCACCCTCTACGCCCAGCTGCGCGACCCCGGCCTGGTGAGCGAGGACATGCTCACGATCTACGCTGCTTTTTATCGCCAGTCCCCGGCGGTGCAGATTCTCGCCAGCGGCGTCTACCCGCAGACCAAGTGGGCAAGCGGCACCAACACCTGCTTTATCGGCCTCGAAGTCGATCCGCGCACCGAGCGGGTCGTCGTGCTCTCGGCGGTGGACAATCTTGTCAAAGGCCAGTCGGGGCAGGCGATCCAGGCGATGAACCTCAACCAGGGCTGGGAGGAGATGCTGGGCCTGCCCGCTGTCGGCTTTTATCCGTGA
- a CDS encoding tetratricopeptide repeat protein: protein MQSKGAQTHFQLANDWLRKGEHGEAIVEYNYALLFEPGFISAYVNRGVARQGLDDWHGAIADYTEAIRLAPKDALALNNRGTARLHVGDCQGAIDDYTQALRLAPAFAGAQFNRGVARDRLGDKRGALSDFNKAIRLNPEDSESYYNRGSVYWDLRHYNRALADFSEAIRFAPNDWEAFFNRGLCHSQLGKDSAAIADYTQSLRLNPGRPEAYYNRAFTYFSTDRLLEAIEDFRQAIRLICAVDRSASLPDLSECCGIFEDLLIVAERLYRQGDRAGCRSILLWLKNLRTSKLTRERCGT, encoded by the coding sequence ATGCAATCTAAAGGGGCACAAACCCATTTTCAGCTCGCCAACGATTGGTTGCGTAAAGGAGAACACGGTGAGGCGATTGTCGAATATAACTATGCCTTGCTCTTCGAGCCGGGGTTTATCAGTGCCTACGTTAATCGTGGTGTTGCTCGCCAGGGACTCGATGATTGGCACGGAGCGATCGCCGATTATACCGAGGCTATAAGGCTTGCTCCAAAAGACGCCCTCGCCCTCAACAACCGTGGTACCGCCCGGTTGCACGTCGGAGATTGTCAGGGAGCAATCGACGATTACACTCAGGCGTTGCGGCTGGCTCCAGCATTTGCCGGTGCCCAGTTCAATCGGGGAGTGGCCCGTGACAGGCTGGGGGACAAGCGAGGCGCTTTATCTGACTTTAACAAGGCAATCCGCTTGAACCCGGAAGATTCCGAGTCGTACTACAATCGCGGCTCCGTGTACTGGGATCTCAGACATTACAACCGGGCGCTCGCCGACTTCAGTGAGGCGATCCGGTTTGCTCCGAACGATTGGGAGGCGTTCTTCAACCGTGGGCTGTGTCATAGCCAGTTGGGAAAAGACTCAGCAGCGATTGCCGACTATACCCAGTCGTTGCGGCTCAATCCCGGTAGACCAGAAGCCTACTACAACCGCGCCTTTACCTACTTCAGTACAGACAGGCTGCTGGAAGCAATCGAAGACTTCCGTCAGGCAATTCGTCTTATTTGTGCAGTGGACCGATCCGCTTCTCTACCAGATTTGAGCGAGTGCTGTGGAATTTTTGAGGATTTGCTCATAGTGGCGGAGCGGCTTTATAGACAGGGAGACCGGGCTGGCTGCCGCAGCATTCTGCTGTGGTTAAAGAATCTGCGCACCAGCAAACTCACCCGCGAGCGCTGCGGGACGTAA
- the kdpC gene encoding potassium-transporting ATPase subunit KdpC, with the protein MWTQLRPALLSVMVLTLLTGIVYPLLLAGIASLAFPFQAHGSLVTRNGRIVGSRLIGQEFTSPRYFWSRPSATTPAPYNAAASSGSNLGPTNEKLTQEGRGRIAHLRATDPTNTAPVPIDLITASGSGLDPDISPAAAHYQAGRVARARSLAPARVHALVEQQIEGRVLGFLGEPQVNVLQLNLALDALGSR; encoded by the coding sequence ATGTGGACGCAACTTCGGCCAGCGCTACTGTCGGTGATGGTTCTAACGCTGCTCACCGGCATCGTCTATCCACTGCTGCTCGCGGGGATAGCAAGTCTGGCTTTTCCTTTTCAGGCGCACGGCAGTCTGGTAACCCGCAACGGACGGATCGTCGGCTCCCGACTCATCGGCCAGGAATTTACCTCCCCACGCTATTTCTGGAGCCGCCCTTCGGCCACAACCCCTGCGCCCTACAACGCGGCTGCTTCGTCGGGCTCTAACCTCGGGCCTACCAACGAGAAGCTGACCCAGGAGGGGCGCGGGCGCATTGCTCACCTGCGGGCCACCGATCCGACCAACACCGCGCCCGTACCTATCGACTTGATAACGGCCTCGGGCTCCGGGCTCGATCCGGATATTTCTCCGGCGGCGGCCCACTATCAGGCTGGGCGAGTGGCCCGTGCCCGCAGTCTCGCACCTGCCCGTGTCCACGCTCTGGTCGAACAGCAGATCGAAGGGCGAGTGCTGGGCTTTTTGGGTGAGCCGCAGGTGAATGTTCTGCAGCTTAATCTGGCCCTCGACGCGCTGGGGAGCCGATGA
- the acpS gene encoding holo-ACP synthase, producing MVFLHRVGTDLVYIPRIADLYERYGEQFLDRVYTEHEQGYALSAKRHLASRLAGRWAAKEAVSKALGTGWRGVGYRDIEVVRLGSGEPTIHLHGRAARRVERYGPLDWQVSFSHDRDYAVATVSVLSKL from the coding sequence ATGGTCTTTCTTCACCGCGTCGGCACCGACCTCGTCTATATTCCCCGGATCGCGGATCTTTACGAGCGCTACGGCGAGCAATTTCTCGACCGCGTCTACACCGAGCACGAACAGGGCTACGCCCTCTCAGCAAAGCGCCACCTGGCAAGTCGGCTGGCAGGAAGATGGGCAGCCAAGGAGGCGGTGAGCAAGGCGCTCGGTACCGGTTGGCGGGGAGTGGGCTACCGGGACATCGAGGTAGTGCGTCTGGGTTCCGGTGAACCGACGATTCACCTGCACGGCAGGGCCGCCCGGCGGGTAGAACGCTATGGCCCGCTCGATTGGCAGGTCAGCTTCAGCCACGACCGCGACTACGCCGTTGCCACCGTGTCGGTGCTGAGCAAGCTTTGA
- a CDS encoding NAD-binding protein, translated as MSRIVVVGGGRYGVALTHTLLEQNHKITLLEADPERAGELAAKFGRVVVAGNGLNRHTLNGVIHTGLLGRAADWVVPCTCDDLTNLTCALTARYVSSKVKICLRVEDTKRLAFLRSVDKVIPAPLYIPPETFASAAVLMLLSFESAAEKSRQGPEHWSPP; from the coding sequence ATGAGCCGTATTGTCGTGGTTGGTGGAGGGCGCTACGGTGTTGCGCTTACCCACACGCTGCTCGAGCAGAACCACAAAATCACCCTGCTCGAAGCGGACCCCGAGAGGGCAGGTGAACTTGCCGCTAAGTTCGGTCGGGTTGTCGTCGCGGGCAATGGCTTAAATCGTCACACGCTCAACGGTGTGATTCACACTGGCCTGCTGGGTCGTGCGGCGGACTGGGTGGTTCCCTGTACCTGTGACGATCTCACCAATCTCACCTGCGCTCTTACCGCTCGTTACGTCAGCTCAAAAGTCAAGATCTGTCTGCGCGTGGAGGATACCAAGCGACTGGCATTCCTGCGTTCGGTCGATAAGGTGATTCCCGCTCCTCTCTACATCCCGCCTGAAACATTCGCTTCAGCCGCCGTCTTGATGCTGCTGTCTTTTGAATCTGCCGCAGAGAAAAGCAGGCAAGGTCCAGAGCACTGGAGCCCTCCGTGA
- a CDS encoding universal stress protein produces MIRQSDEQPDPETLLRTLLEFSPGRFKLYLGYAPGVGKTLRMLQEAQLLVCRGVDLVVGIVETHGRPETARLLEGLEVVDPRRALHQGVTLEELDLEAVLARRPATVIIDELAHTNAPGSSHTRRYEDVEALLAAGISVISTMNIQHLESVAETAGRLIGFAVHERVPARIVQAADEIQLVDTSPEKLLERLAQGKVDARFQAGGQFFRSSTLVYLRELALRTVAGLVDDAILVRQGSGVAGPAGVRERLLVAVSTNPSSARLIRRGARIAERFDGELFVVYVDAGNTPSAEQQRTLAEHRQLCERAGGNFVVLQGHNISQALVGFALEKHITQVILGESMRTPVEQLLRGSVINDLLRSTSNLDVLVVGETESVGPLPPPASPPVPSHTCFLPAALERQTRGCGRHKIYLGAAPGVGKTCAMLQEAHDLSAAGVDVVCGLIETHGRAETAALITGLEVIPRRQLTYRGRAFSEFDREAVLARRPAIVLLDELAHTNLPGLGTARRYQDVEILLAAGIDVISTLNIQHLESLNTLVERTTGVRVRETVPDLVVECADEVVLIDLTTDELQRRLREGKIYAPAKIEQALSHFFRAENLIALRELALREVADDCTARKFDTATPTEERVLVCTNLRSNAQQLIRRGARIARRLGAALVVTYIQTTGSALSEAEKRQLDGVRRLSAELGGSFIELSASNVAERIVSLAHEQAATLLVLGESRRSHLEKLLHGSVIEQVLRRTRNLDTLIVGNFEHE; encoded by the coding sequence ATGATCAGACAATCCGACGAGCAGCCCGATCCGGAGACGCTGCTGCGCACGCTGCTGGAATTTTCGCCCGGACGGTTCAAGCTGTACCTGGGCTACGCGCCCGGCGTCGGCAAGACGCTGCGGATGCTGCAGGAGGCGCAACTGTTGGTCTGCCGGGGCGTCGATCTGGTGGTCGGCATCGTCGAGACCCACGGGCGGCCCGAGACAGCCCGGTTGCTCGAAGGTCTGGAGGTGGTGGATCCCCGGCGCGCACTCCACCAGGGCGTCACCCTCGAAGAGCTGGATCTCGAAGCGGTGCTCGCCCGCCGTCCAGCTACGGTGATCATCGACGAGCTGGCCCACACCAACGCCCCTGGCAGTTCCCACACCAGGCGCTACGAAGATGTGGAGGCGCTGCTGGCCGCCGGGATCAGCGTCATCTCGACGATGAATATCCAGCACCTGGAGAGTGTCGCCGAGACAGCTGGACGGCTTATCGGTTTTGCTGTCCACGAGCGCGTGCCGGCGCGGATCGTCCAGGCCGCCGACGAAATCCAACTGGTAGATACGAGTCCCGAAAAACTGCTCGAACGGCTGGCCCAGGGCAAAGTCGATGCGCGCTTCCAGGCAGGAGGCCAGTTTTTTCGCTCCAGCACGCTGGTCTATCTGCGGGAACTGGCATTGCGCACCGTCGCCGGACTGGTGGACGATGCGATTCTCGTCCGGCAGGGCAGCGGTGTGGCGGGACCGGCGGGGGTGCGCGAACGGCTGCTGGTGGCGGTGAGCACCAACCCGTCCTCGGCGCGGCTCATCCGCCGGGGCGCTCGGATTGCAGAGCGCTTCGACGGCGAGCTATTTGTCGTCTACGTCGATGCCGGCAATACCCCGAGCGCTGAGCAACAGCGGACCCTCGCGGAGCACCGGCAGCTATGCGAGCGGGCTGGGGGCAACTTTGTGGTCCTGCAGGGACACAATATCTCTCAGGCGCTGGTTGGCTTTGCCCTCGAAAAACACATCACCCAGGTGATCTTAGGCGAGTCGATGCGCACGCCGGTCGAGCAGCTGTTGCGCGGTTCGGTGATTAACGATCTGTTGCGCTCTACCAGCAACTTAGATGTCCTGGTCGTCGGTGAGACCGAATCGGTGGGGCCGCTGCCGCCACCGGCGAGTCCGCCCGTACCCAGCCACACCTGCTTTTTACCCGCTGCGCTGGAGCGGCAAACCCGAGGCTGTGGCCGCCACAAGATCTACCTGGGCGCGGCTCCCGGCGTCGGCAAGACCTGTGCCATGCTCCAGGAGGCCCACGACCTCAGCGCTGCCGGGGTCGATGTGGTCTGCGGCCTGATTGAAACTCACGGACGGGCGGAGACAGCCGCCCTGATTACCGGGCTGGAGGTGATCCCGAGGCGTCAGCTCACCTACCGGGGCCGCGCCTTCAGCGAATTCGACCGCGAGGCGGTACTGGCACGCCGTCCAGCGATCGTTCTGCTCGACGAGTTGGCCCACACCAACCTGCCCGGCCTCGGCACCGCCAGGCGCTACCAGGATGTCGAAATTCTCCTGGCTGCCGGGATCGATGTGATCTCGACCCTCAACATTCAGCATCTCGAAAGCCTCAACACTCTAGTCGAGCGCACCACCGGCGTGCGGGTGCGCGAAACCGTTCCGGATCTGGTGGTCGAATGCGCCGACGAGGTGGTGCTCATCGATCTCACTACCGACGAATTGCAGCGGCGGCTGCGCGAAGGCAAGATCTACGCTCCGGCCAAGATCGAACAGGCGCTGAGCCATTTTTTTCGCGCCGAAAATTTGATCGCCCTTAGAGAACTGGCTCTAAGAGAGGTGGCCGACGACTGCACGGCCCGCAAATTCGATACAGCCACACCCACCGAAGAGCGCGTGCTCGTCTGCACCAACCTCAGGTCCAACGCCCAGCAACTGATTCGCCGGGGGGCGCGCATCGCCCGCAGGCTGGGCGCTGCCCTCGTCGTCACCTATATTCAGACGACAGGTTCGGCCTTGAGCGAGGCCGAAAAACGGCAACTCGATGGCGTGCGTCGGCTGAGCGCCGAACTCGGGGGCAGCTTTATCGAGCTGTCGGCCAGCAACGTCGCTGAGCGAATCGTAAGTCTTGCCCACGAGCAGGCGGCCACCCTTCTGGTGCTGGGCGAATCGCGCCGCTCCCATTTGGAAAAACTCCTGCACGGCTCGGTGATCGAGCAGGTGCTCAGGCGCACGCGCAACCTCGACACGCTCATCGTCGGCAACTTCGAGCACGAGTAA
- a CDS encoding DUF2254 domain-containing protein — MKIELLKRRLQHKSFLLLRWQERLLAGYWFVPSSMAIAAVALSSVMLAIDRLNTAPWTGLIAEGYFGGPNGALMLLSTVAGSTITVAGTVFSVTLVALALASQQFGPRVLRNFMQDIHYQSVLGTFVATFIYCLLILRTVRVDPPGTFVPHLSVAVAILLALAGIVVLIYFIHHAATSINAWHIIREISGELEENIIYMFSGALGQAGSTTRSGDRIDRKDAQQGRSIPAQVSGYIRSIDYQHLLRLAREHDLLLNVCLRPGKFVVSGSELAIVWPAERASRRLIVQISEAFILGRERTPFQDVEFSIKQLVEIAIRAISPAINDPFTAIRCIDQLCAALCSLAEKDFPSGRIYDGDHRLRVMADQVTFLELLDDAFHQIRQYSRTDVAVTIRLLEAITTIAEHAHLDMNRAALLHHAEMIASSQTAQIYEPFDREDIARQYGLALQTLQQK, encoded by the coding sequence GTGAAGATCGAACTGCTCAAACGGCGTTTGCAACATAAGAGCTTTCTTCTGCTTCGCTGGCAGGAGAGGTTGCTCGCTGGCTACTGGTTCGTGCCGTCGTCAATGGCGATCGCGGCTGTCGCGCTATCAAGCGTTATGCTCGCCATCGACAGGCTCAATACCGCTCCGTGGACGGGCCTGATCGCAGAAGGCTATTTCGGCGGACCAAACGGTGCCTTGATGCTGCTTTCTACCGTGGCCGGTTCAACGATCACCGTTGCTGGCACGGTATTTTCGGTCACCCTTGTCGCTCTAGCTCTCGCCTCGCAGCAGTTTGGGCCACGGGTACTGCGCAACTTTATGCAAGATATTCATTACCAATCGGTGCTGGGCACCTTCGTCGCGACGTTCATCTACTGCTTACTGATTCTGCGCACCGTTCGGGTGGACCCGCCCGGCACCTTCGTCCCGCATCTTTCGGTAGCAGTGGCCATTCTGCTTGCCCTGGCGGGCATTGTCGTGCTCATCTACTTCATCCACCATGCTGCCACTTCGATCAATGCCTGGCATATTATCCGGGAAATCAGCGGCGAACTAGAGGAAAATATTATCTATATGTTTTCTGGAGCACTTGGCCAGGCTGGCTCGACTACTCGATCAGGCGATAGGATCGATCGCAAGGACGCTCAGCAAGGCCGGTCTATTCCGGCACAGGTGAGCGGCTACATTCGCTCGATCGATTACCAGCATCTGCTTCGCCTTGCAAGAGAACACGATCTCTTGCTGAATGTATGTTTGCGCCCTGGCAAATTTGTCGTTTCTGGCAGTGAACTTGCAATTGTCTGGCCTGCAGAGCGCGCTTCCCGCCGACTAATCGTACAGATCAGCGAGGCTTTTATTCTGGGTCGGGAGCGCACACCTTTTCAAGACGTCGAGTTTTCGATCAAGCAGCTGGTGGAAATTGCGATTCGCGCTATCTCGCCTGCGATCAACGACCCTTTCACGGCGATCCGCTGCATCGACCAGCTCTGTGCGGCCCTCTGCAGCCTTGCTGAAAAAGACTTTCCCTCTGGCCGCATCTACGACGGCGACCATCGCCTGCGGGTGATGGCCGACCAGGTAACGTTTCTTGAATTGCTCGACGACGCCTTCCACCAGATCCGCCAGTACAGCCGTACAGACGTAGCCGTAACGATCCGGTTGCTAGAAGCGATCACTACCATTGCTGAACATGCCCATTTGGACATGAACCGAGCCGCCCTGCTGCATCATGCTGAAATGATTGCATCTAGCCAGACCGCCCAGATTTACGAGCCATTCGACCGCGAGGACATCGCTCGACAGTACGGCTTAGCGCTGCAGACCTTGCAGCAAAAGTGA
- a CDS encoding rubrerythrin family protein, whose protein sequence is MTLNYQEDFLGIDRFFQEAVYHDQTDLNAASSIEVEIYEHECMYPTFAEIARQSGALEVAGMFEAIAREEKEHAELLRELYPQLEIKDSPETTEARRLVGEIEAQMELVSSDPRGLRRALETALEVESIEATKTYPAFARLAREQGKEAIAQRFDAITASEQRHMQWVQRALERLVAV, encoded by the coding sequence ATGACTCTCAATTACCAGGAAGATTTTCTCGGAATCGACCGGTTTTTTCAAGAAGCGGTTTACCACGATCAGACGGACCTGAACGCTGCCTCCTCGATCGAAGTGGAGATTTACGAGCACGAGTGCATGTACCCCACCTTCGCCGAGATTGCCCGCCAGTCCGGGGCGCTCGAGGTGGCCGGCATGTTCGAGGCGATTGCCCGCGAGGAGAAGGAGCACGCCGAGCTGTTGCGCGAACTCTATCCGCAACTGGAGATCAAGGATTCTCCCGAGACGACCGAGGCCCGGCGACTCGTCGGCGAGATCGAGGCCCAGATGGAGTTGGTCAGCAGCGATCCGCGTGGACTGCGCCGCGCCCTCGAGACCGCCCTCGAGGTCGAATCGATCGAAGCGACCAAGACCTATCCGGCCTTTGCCCGCCTCGCCCGCGAGCAGGGCAAAGAAGCGATCGCCCAGCGCTTCGATGCGATCACAGCCAGTGAACAGCGCCACATGCAGTGGGTGCAGCGGGCGCTTGAGCGCCTGGTGGCTGTCTAG
- a CDS encoding sensor histidine kinase: MVRFNPVAVYIALILLAIVAVEFSTPPEYILGYLYVGPILLSNWFLSRRATAWVTGGSVVLTLANLIVPGFDPPSSIALVDRLITVAALLTVAFLAASYRHIQEESLHQRARIETQEQLAQVRADFIATLTHDLRTPLLGTQSTLAFFKDGQFGPTTAGQQEVLAVLQKSNSQQLAMVEMLLSIYRNDERGLVLERHFIDLDELCAEQLTLLQDLAMSRQIDLRYEGIEGARLAVDGMQLGRVVANLVSNAIKHTPREGEVVVRLLHRPREYCLLVEDTGSGIAEADLSRIFERFYQSDGTRDVPGTGLGLYLSRQIVEAHGGQIWAENRSTGGCTFGVSLPVASQAAVSVV, encoded by the coding sequence ATGGTTCGATTCAATCCGGTTGCGGTGTATATCGCCTTGATTTTGCTTGCGATTGTCGCGGTCGAATTCTCGACGCCGCCGGAGTACATCCTGGGCTACCTCTACGTCGGTCCGATCTTGCTCTCCAACTGGTTTCTCAGCCGCCGCGCCACAGCCTGGGTAACCGGGGGCAGCGTTGTGCTGACCCTCGCCAACTTGATCGTGCCGGGTTTTGATCCGCCCAGTTCGATTGCCCTGGTAGACCGGCTGATCACCGTGGCCGCCCTGCTCACCGTCGCCTTTCTGGCGGCGAGCTACCGCCACATCCAGGAGGAGTCGCTCCATCAGCGCGCCCGCATCGAGACCCAGGAACAACTGGCCCAGGTGCGCGCCGACTTTATCGCCACCCTCACCCACGACCTGCGCACGCCGCTTTTGGGCACCCAGAGCACCCTCGCTTTTTTCAAAGACGGGCAGTTCGGTCCTACCACTGCCGGGCAGCAGGAGGTGCTCGCCGTGCTCCAAAAAAGTAACAGCCAGCAACTGGCGATGGTCGAGATGCTGCTGTCGATCTACCGCAACGACGAGCGCGGCCTGGTCCTCGAGCGCCACTTTATCGATCTCGACGAACTGTGCGCCGAGCAGTTGACGCTGCTGCAGGATCTGGCGATGAGCCGCCAGATCGATCTGCGCTACGAGGGAATCGAAGGGGCGCGCCTGGCGGTGGACGGTATGCAGTTGGGGCGGGTGGTGGCTAACCTGGTGAGCAACGCGATCAAGCACACCCCCCGCGAAGGCGAGGTGGTCGTCCGATTGCTGCACCGTCCCCGCGAGTACTGTCTGCTCGTCGAAGACACCGGTTCAGGCATAGCCGAAGCCGACTTGAGCCGTATCTTTGAGCGGTTTTACCAGTCGGACGGCACCCGCGATGTACCCGGTACGGGCCTGGGACTCTATCTTTCCCGCCAGATCGTCGAAGCCCACGGCGGGCAGATCTGGGCGGAGAATCGATCCACTGGCGGCTGCACCTTCGGGGTGAGCCTGCCGGTCGCCTCCCAGGCGGCGGTTTCTGTTGTCTAA
- a CDS encoding response regulator translates to MSIILIIEDDWQIRHFLQAALLDCGYKLIEAATGREGISQVATRRPELILLALSLPDVDGLEVIRQLREWTQVPIIALSTRDKEDDKITALDAGADDCLTKPFGAGELLARMRVALRRSVRNRLEQGQAVFRAGDLLVDIEHRRVFAADREVHLTPLEYKLLVTLMRQAGKVLTHQQLLTEVWGLSYAKESHYLRVYMAQLRHKLEADPARPRHLVTEPRVGYRLKSD, encoded by the coding sequence TTGAGTATCATCTTGATCATCGAAGACGATTGGCAAATCCGCCACTTTTTACAAGCCGCTCTACTAGATTGTGGCTACAAGCTTATCGAGGCAGCAACTGGTCGCGAGGGAATTTCTCAGGTAGCAACCCGACGACCAGAATTGATCTTACTGGCTCTCAGCCTGCCGGATGTCGATGGGCTAGAGGTGATTCGGCAATTGCGGGAATGGACGCAGGTACCGATCATCGCGCTTTCGACCCGCGACAAGGAAGACGACAAGATCACTGCTCTGGATGCGGGCGCGGATGATTGTCTGACCAAACCGTTCGGCGCGGGAGAACTGCTCGCCCGGATGCGCGTCGCCCTGCGCCGCTCGGTTCGCAACAGACTTGAGCAGGGACAAGCGGTGTTTCGCGCCGGTGACTTGCTCGTGGACATCGAACACCGGCGGGTCTTCGCCGCCGACCGGGAGGTGCATCTCACTCCCCTCGAATACAAACTGCTGGTCACCCTGATGCGCCAGGCAGGCAAAGTTCTCACTCACCAGCAGTTGCTGACTGAAGTCTGGGGATTGTCCTATGCCAAAGAAAGTCACTACCTGCGCGTATACATGGCGCAGTTGCGGCACAAACTGGAAGCCGATCCCGCCAGGCCACGTCATCTGGTTACCGAACCTAGAGTGGGCTATCGACTCAAATCCGATTGA
- a CDS encoding RNA recognition motif domain-containing protein encodes MFVKETLILVNSMTIYVGNLSTSVTEKAIESLFRGYGVLEQLMLPREQETGRAHGYAFVNLNNGEDEEKAVRLLDATEWMGRCLYVVKATPRISIKLRQDNAS; translated from the coding sequence TTGTTCGTCAAAGAAACCCTGATTCTGGTCAACTCCATGACTATTTACGTCGGAAACTTGTCCACAAGTGTGACAGAGAAAGCGATTGAATCTCTTTTCCGAGGCTACGGTGTTCTTGAACAGCTCATGCTGCCCAGGGAGCAAGAGACTGGTCGTGCTCACGGTTATGCTTTTGTAAACTTGAACAACGGCGAGGATGAAGAAAAGGCCGTTCGTCTTCTAGATGCTACTGAGTGGATGGGACGTTGCCTATACGTGGTCAAAGCCACTCCTCGCATCTCGATCAAATTGCGCCAAGACAACGCATCCTAG
- a CDS encoding response regulator — protein MASRPTVLLVEDDPVFRMGLSLLLKSSPRCVLVGEVEDGESALKFVRRQPVQVVLLDIGLPGLGGEQTLRQLKQSHPEIKVLVLTSRDEARLVQKMVQAGADGYCLKGIAPEHLLRVIEEVSAGHGWFDSKVLAELREALGSAEQNLAGPTQTVSLSEREREVLQWIARGASNPEIGRHLHISSGTVRVHVHAILSKLGASDRTQAAVIAIERGLLPYNSTEQNSP, from the coding sequence ATGGCCTCCAGACCAACTGTACTACTGGTAGAAGACGACCCGGTTTTCCGCATGGGCCTCAGCCTGCTCCTCAAGAGCAGCCCGCGCTGTGTGCTGGTGGGCGAGGTCGAAGACGGCGAATCGGCCCTTAAATTTGTTCGCCGCCAGCCTGTGCAGGTGGTGCTGCTCGATATCGGCCTGCCGGGGCTGGGGGGCGAGCAGACGCTCCGGCAGCTCAAGCAGAGCCACCCCGAGATCAAAGTGCTCGTGCTCACCAGCCGCGACGAAGCGCGGTTGGTGCAGAAGATGGTCCAGGCCGGGGCGGACGGCTACTGCCTCAAGGGCATCGCCCCCGAGCACCTGCTCAGGGTGATCGAGGAGGTGAGCGCCGGCCACGGCTGGTTCGATTCAAAAGTCCTCGCCGAGTTGCGCGAAGCGCTTGGCTCCGCCGAGCAGAACCTGGCCGGTCCCACCCAGACGGTAAGCCTGAGCGAGCGCGAGCGCGAAGTGCTGCAGTGGATCGCCCGTGGGGCGAGCAATCCCGAGATTGGCCGCCACCTGCACATCTCCAGCGGCACCGTGCGCGTCCACGTCCACGCCATCTTGAGCAAACTCGGAGCGAGCGACCGCACCCAGGCGGCGGTGATCGCCATCGAGCGAGGACTTTTGCCCTACAATTCCACCGAGCAAAATTCACCATGA